ACCAGAGCCATGAGCTGGCGCAGTTGATGGGGCAGGCACTGGGGATGGAGCTCGCCTGCCTACGAGTCGATGGTGGCGCGAGTGCCAACAACTTCCTGATGCAATTTCAGGCGGATATCAGCCGTATTCGCGTAGAGCGACCGCGACAGGTCGAGTCCACCGCCGTGGGTGCGGCGCTGCTGGCGGGGATCGGCGCATCCCTGTGGCAACCGGGCCGGCAGCCGAGATGCCTGCAGAATATCGAGCGGGATTTCCTCCCGCAGATGCCCGCAACCCAGCGGCGGCAGCTCCTGGAGGGCTGGTTACGTGCGGTGTCCGCCTGTCGCGCTTTCTAATCCGGGGTCGCAGCCTTCCACTCGTGCCCTCGGGACAGCCGCAGGCCCCGTCATTCGTGAAAACCCCACAAAAGCGTTGTACCATACGCGGTCTTTTTTCTGCGCGGCAATCCGCTGTCGCGGGTATGGCGGGGTACACCATGGACAAGAAACTACTGAGCCTGCTGGTCTGTCCGGTCAGTAAGGCACCACTTGAATACCGTGAAGAACAGCAGGAGTTGATCTGTAAAGCCAGCGGTCTTGCGTATCCGGTGCGCGATGGTATTCCCGTCATGCTGGAATCCGAGGCGCGGCAACTGAGCGTGGACGAGAAACTGGAAAAGTAACCACCAACTGCGATGTAGGTCTCGTGTTGAGCGGGGTCGCAGACAGTAAGAGGGCGTTTCTATGAGCGAGCAGACGGTATTCAGCCGAATCCTCTCCGGCGAAATACCCGCCAGGCGTGTCTATGAGGATGACCAGTGCATTGTCATCGAGGACCGCGCGCCACAGGCACCCACGCACTTGCTGATCATTCCGCGCAAGCCGCTGGTCAACGTAGCGGCGGCGCAAGAAGAGGATGCCCCGCTCCTCGGGCACCTGATGTGGGTGGCTGCCGAGCTGGCGCGGCGCCTGGGGCTCGAAGAAAGTGGTTTCCGGCTGATTATCAATAACGGTAGTGGCGCAGGTCAGACGGT
The Microbulbifer celer DNA segment above includes these coding regions:
- a CDS encoding histidine triad nucleotide-binding protein — protein: MSEQTVFSRILSGEIPARRVYEDDQCIVIEDRAPQAPTHLLIIPRKPLVNVAAAQEEDAPLLGHLMWVAAELARRLGLEESGFRLIINNGSGAGQTVFHLHIHLLAQCTMREGDLAQDLPE
- a CDS encoding Trm112 family protein; the protein is MDKKLLSLLVCPVSKAPLEYREEQQELICKASGLAYPVRDGIPVMLESEARQLSVDEKLEK